The genomic window caacctcaatgcatttggcaatacaagtaacgacattgctctcaacagcgagtagttcgtcttccgtaatgctcgcatgtgcattgacaatgcgctgacgcatgttgtcaggtgttgtcggtgaatcatgatagcaaatatctttcaactttccccacagaaagaaatccagggacgtcagatccggtgatcgtgtgggccatggtatggtttcgacgaccaatccacctgtcatgaaatatgctattcaataccgcttcaaccgcacgcgagctatgtgctggatatccatcatgttttagagaaatttggttgaaatttcgccgaaaaatttgaaaaatattcgtTCACGTAGTTTTCTAGGTGTTATGGATCAATTGTTACTTTTGTCCTCTCCCTTATCAGTGTGTTATTATGTGTCTGTTTGTCTCTCACTGTTCCCTGTTTAGTGACATCCCAGagttctttgattttatcctctgcATTGTATACTGTATAGTTAATAATGGCTTTTTTGTAGTAATAATTTGATAGTTGTGTCTGATGCATCCCAGGTCTGACACAAACAGCACCAGTGCAACGCTCATAATAAAAATAATCTGTCACCATAGAAGACAAACGAGTGCAAGACTTGTTCTTTTCACTGAATTCCAAATGTAGGGTGAACAATTATGAAACTGCAAGGTGCAGCaacggaaatggaggaaaaagggccCTATGGCGATGTATCCAGAGATGCATTATTGCCAGAGTAGATGGCATTGACAAATGACACATGCCGTGTGTTTCTTGAGTGTTACTGGCtgcgtgactgacgcagcgtactgtaagcagcagaatggtccaatatccacgtcgggaacaagccgaaaaTGTTTTTGCGTATGGCCAAGCAGGTGTAAATGATCGAAAGGTATCACGGCTATACCGAAACAGGTACGCTCACGgacaccaatcacatcacacaaGCACAAGCTTCAGGCAAGTGGCACTCCTACATGGCGTGTGCCAAAGTACGATTGTGTGTATCATCGCTACTATCCCTACCACCTGCTACAAGTGCAAGGATTATCTGCAGCGTATTTTCCTCTTCAGGAAGGATTTTGTCTATGATTTTTGCACTAAACCATCAAAATTATGGTATTTATTTCAACAGTCATCTTTCTTGACGAAGCAGCCTTTActagaactggcatcatcaatctgcataatcgtcacCTGCAGGCTACAGACAATCCTTGGGGAATGGCTGAGGCGTATCATCAGCATCAGTTCAGCATTTATTATGGGCTAGTATTTTTGGAGGCCATGTACTTGGACCTGTTACTGTTCCACAATGCTGCAACAGAGGAACATACCTGGACTTCCTGCAGAATACTTATTCTGGGTTGCTTGAGAAGGTGCCTTTGGCAGTACAACAGGTTATGTGGTCTTTCGCAGGACAGAGCTCACCCAACTTCCACGTTACAGTTTGCCAACACCTCAACATCATCTTCTCCGACCTTGGATAGCATGTGGAGGCCCTGTTGCATGGCCTGCTGTGTCACCCCCTTGATTTTCACCCCTGGGGCCATCGGCAGTACACTGAGCCAGTCCCTGGTGTGTAGACACTTCAACAACGTGTTCACGACACCTGTGACACTATTGAGAGAGAGGCTGGAACGTGTGAAACAGTGCAGAAATCAACCATGAGACATGGAGATGCGTGCAttccatcccatggaggccactttagaCATCTCTTTTGATATGAATGGGATGCAGCTCTGTACAATGTactgggacgatttgttgtcattACATGCACACCacacatttccagacacatgttcatagaccCCTCTTTCGTCAatttccagttaggaatccatCCGTGGAATCTATCGCTTTTATTTGTGTTTACCTTGTATAATTGATTGTTGAGTTTGTCCGCTGTAGACAGGAAAAGCACTTCCGCAGTAACAACAAAAATAGGGGGTACAACAGGCTGTAATTGTTCTTTGTGGGTTGTTTAACCTTGGATAAACTGTAGGTCCGTCAAGACCGAaattaaaagtgttttttttttgtttttgctgtaaTGATTGACAAAAATCATAGGAAAATTAACACAGACAATAACGTCATAAAGTGACttgttataaatattttaaaacctaTGGTAGAAATTTAGTGACACTGGTTCATTATGACTCATTGTCTTGGAGAtgtattcaggagaacttcctaaTTCCAGCTGTTGTCCAGTTGTTTTTGTGGCACGTTGATACGAATTTTGGAAATTTCTTATAAAAGTCCGATTTACATAATGTTGAGGACAAGAGGAATTTCGCATTTACGTTAGTTTCTTTATATATTTCATCCTATCTTTCGTTTGCTACTTCTCTTGAAAAGtctcttttttttcaatttgtgataGATGCCTTTTGTAGGTctgtacttcagatattttcttttcatatccaattttgttgttatttaacacaaattgTACGAAAGGCCATGATCATTTACAGCTATGTCACAGTTTTCCCTGTTCACATTTGTGGACACATGGTCGATTACTGATGAAGCGTTTGTAGCAACCACGGCTGCTCTATTAACGAAAAGGGGCATGCCAAAAGTCCGAAGGTTATTTATAAGTGTCCTATTAGTTTCGTCTACCATATTTGTGTTTATATTTACGCCTCCACATGAGGTAATATTGTCTTTTGTAGTTCAGGTTTCCCCTAGAAAttctggtagtttattgaaaaaagtgtccatacTATCAATGATCGATATAAACACAATGACTGATTTCTTATTGTTATCAAGCCcttttaattcaatagctgataccTGTCCTCAATTGTGGAGCTAAGGTCATGTTTTGATATAAATGTGTTCCTTTGCTGATATAAATGCATGGTCCTGCTCTGAGGATAAGGTGTTGGACCTAAATATGATGGCTGCTAAAGGCAGAAATGTTACACTAACACAATAGATATAGCCGAATTTGGCTCTGTTATTCACCCTACCTTACACAAACATGAAAGTATATTGTCGTTTGTAAATGATCTCTATCGCGACCTTTGTGCATGAATTGTAGTTCGCAGAACAGCAATTCTCTGCAAGAGTATTATCCAATTTATTCAAAGTACCACCAGCATAGAACAAGTGGAAGCCTGAACTAGGTTACAATGGTATCTTGTacagttagttaattagtttcatgtacCATGGATCTTTTGTACGATTAATCGTAATAATgttgaacgagtcattttacattcacattacacattcGTATGTAAACATGGCTTTGTTTTTtagttttcaatttaattttttttaccatttttttaaaacagatgtgaattagtaattcgCATGCACCACCTTTCACGCATTACAAAAACAGAATTCTTCTACAATACAGAAGGAACAAGTCacgttaaatgaattttttttatatccagAAGCTGTCTTACATGTTCTTGTAAACACGGTGTCACTGGTACATTAATATAAGGTCGTGCCAGCCTTCATAGAAACTGCGCTAGATTTCAGTCAGTGCAAGCTAGGAGCTGACCCTGGTGAAGTAGGGCAGAGTGCTGAGTGGCGCAGGGTAGGCGTAGAGCCAGGTGGGGCCCCGTATGGTGGGGTGCTCGGGGTCCACCTCGTCCCGCCAGTAGCCCTTGGGCAGGTAGATGTCGCGCCTCGTGGCCGTACGATACGTCACCGGCACCACCAGCAGGTCGTCGCCCAGCAGGTACTCTGCACGGGAGGGAAACAAAGCGTCAGCACATGGCACGCCCCAGTCGTCTGACAGGTTCATTCCGTGTTAGGTCTCTTCTTGCGCTCCCCTCTACTCCCCTCAGGGAGCACATCTCTGCTTCTTGTACTTTACTGTCATCTTTGTTCTTCTTTCTCCAACTCTCACTTCAGTGCAACATTAACGAGATCGCCATAGTCGTATCAAGTGTAATTCTTGTATTTTTTAGGggattttatatttaaatattttgttcagtgTTCCAAAATTTTGCACTGAATTTCTGCAAATTTTCATCTATATGATTGTCAAAAACGTAACCTGTGTCTCACaccacacatatttaaaatatggcaCCTGTTTAATTACTTTGTTGTTAATTACTGTTTTCAACAGTTGTGAATATTTACAGTGGAAGGTCATAACTTTATTCTTATGTACTGAAATTTTAAAACTGTATTCTGTTGACACACTGCcaaacaacaagaagaaaaaaaagtagcaCCCACcatgtcataaatttattcttaagtaatcaaattttaagttttaattgtaTACATAGACAGCCTGAGAAAAAAAGTGAATCAcgtgcaacatcatggtttaagagcatatgtgatgttattttagtgattagaaAAGTCACTAAAATTTGTAAAGAACTGGCAGTGTCATCCCACtagtcagtatgacattgcaccctgGGTGGCACAAATGCATTCACCGATTCAGTTGGTTCTCCTGAGACAAACTGGATCACATCTGTTGCAACTGAGCCTGCACATCCTGAATATTGACACAGGGACAAAGTTGACTTTCGACTTCGTTGCACACATGTTCTATTGAGACCATATCTGGGTGCCTTTCTGCactccaggagtaacactgctgtgcctttcCGGAAAATACCGGGAGAAtgggatatccccccccccccctttgccctCATACATGATGAATGGAAGTGAGCTGGATCTGGGATAGAGCTGAACCGTGATTCAACACTGAGCAAGGTGCGTGACGattattcatcagcagtccacgcttctcAGTCGCAGCCACAGTCCAAAGGCAGCCGTTTGTGACTTTGTTTTGACAGCAGCTTATCCGTGGTATGGAAATTACCTACTCCAGTTGCTGCTAGGCTCCGAGGAATGGTGCATGATAACCCAGAATTACATTTCAGATGGGAGAGGTGATAAGCAGAACCATGAGAACGAGTGTGCTTGCCATCACATTAGCATGCAATTCAATCCTGGACATGATCCACTTCCAAATGCTCCAAAAACTCAATACTGCGTGATTCGACAAGTAGGTCAAAACAGACCCCCTTAGATTAGTGTATTTATCTAATTTAATTCCTCAATAATTACCTGATTTCCAGTTTCTAATTACATTATTAATGTAAATGTAGGAAAGACTACCACCAAATAGCTGCTCATATATGGCTTCAGGCTTTGAAAGCAAAGTCTCTCTTGAAGAAACTGAGTGGAAAGAGTAATTTCCAAGTGGATCACGAAATGCGACGTCTGCGCAAGAGACATGTGACCTCACGAGAATGTGAGTAATGGTCTGTGGAGTTGTAATGCATGCTTAGTGTTTGTGTAGATTTGAAATTATACTGGGAAGTTTCCCCAAACAAAGTCATCAGGACCTGGGTGGATTTTGTATGCATATTCCTTTGGacacaataaaaatgagaaatgATGAACAGCAGTGTAGCCACAGACACAGGCACTGGCGCCTCTGAGGACATTTAACATAACTTTAGACCACACAATTTCAAGTGTGAGATTGCCTCAGTAACATGTTAGTTAATGAAAGAAGCATACGTCGAATGTTAGTCGTCAGAGAAATCGTAACCGAAAGATTAGAACTAGAACGGAATGATTCTAAAAATAGATCACGTGAGAGAAAGCTGGTGGTCATACCGTTGCTGATCTTGAGAGCGGTGTAGTCTGTCGGGTCGAGCCACCAGATGGGCCGGTTGACCGGAGTGCCGTCCTCCACTGCCTGCTTCATCAGCTCGACGATATTCGGACCGTACTGAGCGCGCAAAGCCGTCAGGTTGCGTGCGAGCTCCACCGACTGTAAAAGTAGTCACAAGTCACAGCCGTGAGCCGCCCTGCTGAGACTGAACTCATACAAGTTTTCAGTACAGCATACCTTACAGTGTTACTATATATAGATTGGCTTAATCTGTCGATTCTGTGTACGTCACGCATTGTATCAACGCTGCGAAGCGATGTTTACTTTAGAAGTGGCTTTTACAGACACACGAGCACGGGACGCACCTCGTTCTCGTAGTCCCAGGGCACGGTGCGGAAGTGGACGGCGGGCATGAAGGCGCTGGCCTCCAGCCAGCGGATGTACAGCTCGCGAGTGGCGATGACGCCCGTCTTGGCGCTGCCGCCCACCCTCTCCGGCATCACGAAGGGGTAGCCCTGCAGGCTCACCTCCAGCAGCTTGGGCAGCAGCGTCTTCAGGCCGTTCTGCGCGCTCCACGCCGTGTCCACCGCGTCCATGTGGAAGAATTTGGGCAGGCGCTGGCTCTCGACGCCGGAGCGCAGCCTCGCCATGGGACCGAACTGGGCCACTGCCTTGGCGTACGCGTCGGTGTAGACCACGGGCGCCCTCTCCAGCGGTGAGAGCTGTGGCGCCTGCGGCAGGTAGCTGGTCTCGCCGAAGTCGAACATGAAGGAGTCCATGCCCGTCTCGTTGCGGAGCGCCTGcaagagattacaaaaaaaaaaaaaaaaaaaaaaaaaaaaaaaaaaaaaaaaaaaaaaaaaatccgtaccTGTGTGGCAATGTAAGTGACGTATCCTGACTTAGAAAGCCTATGTGATTCTGCGGTGGTACACAGCTGTGAAGTATCAAGGCTATTCTATCGATAATGATGCACAGGTTGTGTGGGAAAAGAAAACAGTTGAGTTCTCACTGGAAATAAAAACAGGATCCACATTCTGGATTAGTCTCACATCTGGATATCTCGAGGAATACCGCCAGggaagaatggaagatcaagaacgaagtgctcggattaaaacggatGTAAGACATGGATATAGTTTTTTACTCCTTGTGTTGAAACTATTTATTGAACAAGCAAGgacggaaataaaaataagtttcaagagttgaattaaaattcttgttgcttcaAAAGGCAAAAACCTGGTCTCTGCAGCTACAACTCCCTCTCTTCTGCAGTCCTCTTCAAATGTATGTGTGAAGAACATTTACATATACACAGTCGTCCCCTCATGTTATTCCTTAATGATTTTCctcgaaaatattttgtaaaaattgtcATTACTAATTAAGTAAGTGTCCTTGAGTTTTGGTTTGTGTTGGTCTAGTACTTTTTGGAGTCGTTTCTTCTCTCCTGTTTCTTGTAGGACGATCTCATTCGTTATTCGAttagaattcagggtgaaagaacgtCAGTAATGAGAGTTGCAGATGAGTTCGTTATTCTGAGTGACATTCAAAGGGAACTGTAGGAACTGTTGGCTGGGATAAACAGTTTAACGAGTACTAAGTGTATATTGAGAGTCAACCGAagagagatgaaagtaatgagaagtagcagaagagaGATTACCGAAAAACCGAACATTGAAATTTCGAaccacaaagaagacgaagtaagggAATCCAACCACTTTCTAAATGGATTGAGGAAAGAcgtcctgggtgttgtgtgctgtccttcggttagttaggtttaagtagttctaagttctaggggactgatgaccacagatgttaagtcctatagtgctcagagccagttgaaccagaaaAGGGACAATAATAGCAAATAGAACGTTGGCCTGGGAATGGCTCTATGAAATATCTGTCGATTTGCACCTTTGAAAACATATGGTATTGGTTGGGTAACAGTAAATCTATTGTTGCTTGTGGAAATCTGAAATGCTGTAGCACACCCCTTACGTACTGATAACTGACTTTATCGAAGACATTGTCTAAATCGATGATAAATTGCCTTAGAGGTTGTTCCTGATGCTTCGTCGAATAGAAGCTCGTATCTCTTAAGGAGCGAATTCCATCTATAATACTTTTGGTAGGTACTCTACACGTCTGTCCGGCCCGGTGATGTTTGGAAGGGGTTTCTCTAATCTTGTCGCTATGGCAGCAGCAATCATATTTTCGAGTGTGCACACAACAACATTATCGAACTGAAATCCCTTATTTTTCGTGGGATCCTTCTGTTACGAACAATGACGATAATTCCGGGTTCTTTTTCGGAGTACAGGTATCTGAATCCCTGTTTCTCTTCCCCAATTTCCACGAATTATTTTTTAATAACTAACAAGAAAAGTTTGTAAAAATCTTAGGGAAAACCATCTTCTCATGGACTCCATTTGACAACATCTTGAATTTCTTCCTCAGATATTGGTTCTGACAACGTAGTGATATTTTCGTTTGTTAGATGTGACGTCCAGTTTTGTTGTAGCTGTGCTGTTTTTAGAGGATCAGATGGTTATGCTCTATACAGTCCTTGGAAAGGTTCTTTGATCCCTTCCAGACTAATATATCCATTCCCATCTGTAGACAGTATGCTACTAACACATGTTTGCACCTTTTTCATTCTCTGGTTAGGTGATAAATACTCCAGTTCTCATGTGGAACATTCCCATAATCCTTGCATGTCATAATTTTCCCTTCTAGTTCACTTTCCTGTAGTCCctaaattttctttttaatgttttttttcttttttttttaaatcgcttgCTCGGTCTTCCTCATTGTCCATTTTTGTTTGCAGTTCACGAGTGATGCGATACTAATACTTGATGTTATTTCTCCTGGTTTCATTAAATCTGTAGGCGAaagttgtaaatacactactggccattaaaattgctacaccacgaagatgacctgctacaggcgctaaatttaacagacaggaagaagatgctgtgatatgcaaatgattagcttttcagagcattcacgcaaggtcggcgccggtggcgacacctacaacgtgctgacatgaggaaagtttccaaccgatttctcatacacaaacagttgaccaacgttgcctggtgaaacgttgtttgatgatgcatcgtgtaaggaggagaaatgtgtaccatcacgtttcagactttggtaaaggtcggattggagcctatcgcgattgcggtttatcgtatcgcgacattgctgctcgcgttggtcgagatccaacgactgttagcagaatatggaatcggtgggttcaggagggtaatacggaacgccgtgctggatcccaacggcctcgtatcactagcagccgagatgacaggcatcttattcgcatggctgtaatggatcgtgcagccacgtctcgattcctgagtcaacagatgcggacgtttgcaagaccacaaccatctgcacgaacagttcgacgacgtttgcagcagcattgactatcagctcggagaccatggctgcgggtacccttgatgctgcatcacagacacgcatccgtgtttggcgacatcgcggtgaacgcacattggaagcgtgtattcatcatcaccatactggcgtatcacccgacgtgacggtatggggtgccattggttacacgtctcggtcacctcttgttcgcattgacggcactttgaacagtggacgttacatttcagatgtgttacgacccgtggccctaaccttcattcgatccctccgaaaccctacatttcagcaggataatgcacaatcgcatgttgaaggtcctgtacggggctttctggatacagaaaattttcgactgctgccctggccagcacattctccagatctctcaccaattgaaaacgtctgatcaatggtggccgagcaactggctcgtcacaatacgctagtcactactcttgattaattgtggtatcgtgttgtagctgttgggcagctgtacctctacacgccattcaagctctgtttgactcaatgcccaagcgtatcgaggccgttattatggccagaagtggttgttctgggtactgattcctcaggatctatgcaccgaaattgtgtgaaaatggaatcacatgttagttctagtataatatatttgtccaatgaatacccatttatcatctgcattttttcttggtgtagcaattttaatggccagtagtgtaattctacgAGGTTCTCCCACCATTCAGTCACGTTACCGAAGAAACGTTTAACCTACGATTTGTAACTAGTAGGGAACTCCATATTTACTCATGTTTTGTAGAGAAGGTTACAGTTTAACTTCCAAAATCATGTATCATTTACTTCTGATCGAGGTAGACGTATTGCTTTAATAATTACTTATACAGTGTGAAGGTCGGAAAATCTGACATCGATTACGTAGTAATCTTGAACAGTTACACCCGTTGCGATGTCAAACCTTGATGCTGCTAGTGCTGAGACATGCGTATACTGAATACGTGTAATGGCAAACCGTTCAACTACATCTTTTTGTGTTCAGACCTCCAATGATATTTTGCAGGGTACCACAGAAGCGTGTTGTGCCTTTTGAATCTATTACCGTTAAAATGCAGTTAAGATCTCCTGTGATGACGACGTCGCTTTTACCTGTCTCAGAAAATACTGGACTTCATCGCTGGAAAACTTTTCCCTTGCAGTTCAGTTAAGTTATCGGAAGGGTGTGTAGTACTTCAAAAAGGTCAACCCAAGATAGCTCGCTGCTCTCCACAACTGTCATGGATGAGGTCGGACAGAGCAGACTTGAGGTGTCACTTTATTCTCTGTGCTCTTGGCACAGTGATACaattgcacatctacatctacatctatttggatactctgcaaatcacatttaagtacctggcagaaggttcttGGAACCACCttccaattttctattattccaattccGTATATcgcggaaagagtgaacacctatatatttccgtacgaactctgatttcccttattttatcgtgtgatagtttctgcctatgtaggtcggtgtcagcaaaatattttcacatttggaggagaaaggtggtgataggatttcgtgagaagattccttcgcaaggaaaaacgcctcccttttaataatgtccagcccaaatcctgtatcatttcagtgaaactctctcccatattttgcgataataaaaaacgtgctgcccttctttgaactttttcgatgtactccgtcagtcctacctggtaaggatccgacaccatgcagcagtattctaaaagaggacggacaggcgtagttaAGCAGtctctgtctgttacattttctaagcgtcctgccaataaaacgcagtctttggttagccttccccacaacattttctatgtgtaccttctgtggtgtcaccgctagacaccacacttgctaggtggtaacttaaatcggccgcggtcctgtagtacatgtcggacccgcgtgtcgccactgtgtaatcgcaaacctagcgccaccacatggcaggtcacaagacacggacatgacctcgccccagttgtacggacgacatagcttgcgaccagacgtacgaagctttcctctcatttgccgagagacagatagaatagccttcagtttagtcaatagctactacctagcaaggcgccaattgtatcagtgctaatagcgtactaatattcaagagagatgtattccaacaagagaataaagataactatattattccagctacgtacttttcttcttattcattaataagtctcatgttccagtacttcacgcccgtctgcgttagtttagcgtgcacctagctacctcattgtgtctcggctgtatgaaatagacacaacattatttggcgccgaggagtggtgccgcgcccacgttgcataaattgattgtactttgctctgatttgcttgtgtcatggcttcgccacaatctccagatatactgtccgaattttttcgcttgcagaatcagcagacgcaggcgttattggaagcccttggacagctcgtccagggtcaacgtgcgctgcaaaccgatgcggcagccgccgtttcttcgctaccgctgccacaaaacgctgttgcacctccctttcggccatacgtggcggccgaagagtcgtggactgagtggtcccgacaatttgccttccatctagcagcctacagaattcaaggtaatgagcggcagccgtttttgctttcttgtgtcggtgtgtctacctaccgtgtgatagtgaaattgtttccccgacgcgacgtagcaactctgtcctacgaagaaattttgtctgctttagatgcctatttcaaagaaacagtaaatgtagttgcaaaacggtatacgttctttcgtacaaaacgtacggccggtcagactaatagggagtgggttgcaacattgcaaggacttactagggagtgtgcctttgaatgcgaatgtggacttccttattcagacactatggtgcgtgatgcaatagcacagaacgtttctgatgttcgaatacgggaacagattttgaaactagtaaatccctcccttcaacaagtgatagacatattggataggcaagaaacacttgactttgctcaggcatcatttgaaacttcgccaacagtgtgtcacattcaccggcccgccgggcccgctgcacgggacgctaggcggccctcgtgcccg from Schistocerca nitens isolate TAMUIC-IGC-003100 chromosome 5, iqSchNite1.1, whole genome shotgun sequence includes these protein-coding regions:
- the LOC126260289 gene encoding myogenesis-regulating glycosidase-like; this translates as MDSFMFDFGETSYLPQAPQLSPLERAPVVYTDAYAKAVAQFGPMARLRSGVESQRLPKFFHMDAVDTAWSAQNGLKTLLPKLLEVSLQGYPFVMPERVGGSAKTGVIATRELYIRWLEASAFMPAVHFRTVPWDYENESVELARNLTALRAQYGPNIVELMKQAVEDGTPVNRPIWWLDPTDYTALKISNEYLLGDDLLVVPVTYRTATRRDIYLPKGYWRDEVDPEHPTIRGPTWLYAYPAPLSTLPYFTRVSS